In the genome of Arachis hypogaea cultivar Tifrunner chromosome 9, arahy.Tifrunner.gnm2.J5K5, whole genome shotgun sequence, the window ACCAAAGTGGAACGGTGAAACTAAGCTTTCATGATAGAGTTCAAAGATCCTTCCAGATGAGTGCTGAGTTAAAGGACAAAGTTTGGGCATGCCATCACTGGAGCTGTCAATATTAGGAATATCTATGCTGCCatcatttaaattacataaaacaAACTTGCCACTCGGAGCAATAGCAAGAAGAACATCTTTCAACATGTATATAGGCTGTAGGCTTAAAGGACGACGACCGAGTAGCGGGTGGTGGGGGATTATGGCCAATTTAGTCCAAGACTGAGGAACTCCATACTCCTTCATCAACCAGACAGTCCAATGAGTTTTCTTAGTCTCATAACAAACAGCAAGACAATCCCTCAAGATACCCAATTGGGGAGTCACCCTGTGATCATCATCTGAATCCCTGTTGGGAAGGGAAAACTGATTAAAAGTCTCTTTGACCAAGTCAAGGGAAAGAACCCACACAAAACTAAGATAGCGGTGAAAAAGCCAATTCAGAGTGCCAGTGCCACTTACAAAAAGCCCTACACGATCCACCAGATAACCCCTGTAATTGCAACGGGGGAAATCCTGGATTGTTCTCCAGGTAGATTTTGGGCCGAATGTAAACATGCGTGATTTCTTATCCAGAATCGCGAAAAGCTTATACTTGTCATTCACATGATCATAACCGAATCCGCAAGTGGAGAGGAGACCTCCAATTTCAAGCGGCTGAGAGGTGAATCCAGTGCAGGGGTTCCACAGCATGGCACGATGGCTTATTATGAATCCATCCTGGCGCTCTTCATCGTGCAAGCACAGCAATCCATTGCAAGAGCCAATGATGAGGCGGAAGCGTCGTCCCTCATAGGGAACTACTTTGGTGGGTTCATGTGGAGGGTTCTCCATCACAGATC includes:
- the LOC112709687 gene encoding F-box/kelch-repeat protein At3g23880; protein product: MRRGPIPDDDDAVPKKGKVVTTTGGWPELLRCTTTKPPPILLDELIAEILLRIPARSLVPLRNSVCRSWRTLISSSQFAKDHLRRSMAVDPGLTHPLMAYYSQTYSYPIIGVFSVRSVMENPPHEPTKVVPYEGRRFRLIIGSCNGLLCLHDEERQDGFIISHRAMLWNPCTGFTSQPLEIGGLLSTCGFGYDHVNDKYKLFAILDKKSRMFTFGPKSTWRTIQDFPRCNYRGYLVDRVGLFVSGTGTLNWLFHRYLSFVWVLSLDLVKETFNQFSLPNRDSDDDHRVTPQLGILRDCLAVCYETKKTHWTVWLMKEYGVPQSWTKLAIIPHHPLLGRRPLSLQPIYMLKDVLLAIAPSGKFVLCNLNDGSIDIPNIDSSSDGMPKLCPLTQHSSGRIFELYHESLVSPFHFGLPSCSSEMRLIKPSL